CCACACGTTAAGGAAGCAATCAAGTTGCTAGACGATGGAACGCTATCCGGTAGTAGTCGAAACTTTGCCATCAGTGATACTGTCGAGACTGTTGCGTATGGGTTAAAGGTGAGTAAGTTGAAGGAAGCCGTCAAGGATGTCAAGGTGAGCAAAATTGGGCAGCGTGGTAAGACGCTCTTGAGGAAGTTCAAGAAGGCGCCATCATAGCTGGAGCTCTCTTACACGTATGTGTGCATACTAGGAGTCTTGCTGCTATGATACAATTAGATGGGGGGAGAAGTATTGAAATATATAGAACTTACATAAGGAAGAGCtattctttctttgatagTATGTCAAGGCCGATTTCTCTAACGGTGGAATCCATCAATTGTCGTATAGTGTGGCAACCGTTTATTCCtaaatttatcaatatttgTAGTTTATCGAGTGGGATTTTGTCTTCCATCAATAGCAGGTTAATCTTCTCACTGTTACCAACCACGCCTATGGTGAGGTTGCTCAAGTCGGTTTCCTCCAAGGAGTTTGAGTCTAATAGCGGACAGTTATCGTATAAAGCGACAGAACAAGCAGAGATATAATCGTACATTGCGATTCCAGCATCAATGAAGGCCAAAGTTGCCGCATTCATGCATGCCGCTAGTAGACCACCATCTAGCTGTAAAACTGTGATTGAGACGTCAATAAGGGTTCTggaataatttttcttgaCAATGGTTTGCTGCAATGCCctcttgatgaaaatggCCAATTCGGTCAGGCGGCGGTCGTTCttagaagttgattttctctCCATTTTGGCGTACGGCGGCTGTATTATGGAGACAGAGATTGTTGGTTCTGTCGGATTATTTGGAGTTacagaatttgaagatgaggGGACTAGGGTATCGGATGGTCCACGAACAAGACACAAGACTTTTGTATTGCCCTGGGAGATGTATGCCGAACCATCGGCAGAGTGCTGGTGGGTGTTGATTTTACATTCAAAAGCCCTCAGTTCGTTATAACGACGGCCATCGACTCTCATTCCTTCTGGAGATAACAGTTCTGATCTAGacatgtttttcaaaatagatAATTGTATAGTTGTTACTGTTGATgtttagtttcttttgtgGAGAAATCCCAGTGTAAATGCGTGTGTTAGAAAGTATTCggcaatttcaaagatgagaGTGACAACAAGAGGGGAAGAGGGCGTAGTGAACGTTTATACTTGAACTTGCAGTACCTGTACTAGTTCAAACATTTTGTAATTCATGTAAGTTCCTActaagaataaaaaaaaaaaaaaaaaaaaaagagagagagaaaatttAGTACATGGAAATTGTAAAaggggaagaaaaaataaatgtaCGAAAAAcaggggaaaaaaaacttcttATTATCAGAATCCAATCAATGGCGGCTCAGTGATTTTCCAACTGCTCTCTTTTTAATAATTGTAGAAGTTTTGTTTATTGTTAGTAAACTATGGTTACAATTTACAAAACGCTCTTTATTCCTAGAACAATACATTCCTTGAGAAGAATGACATCGACGACAAAAACACCGACAAAGAGAAGACCCATTCCAAGAACCGAAGGGTGAATGCTGCTCTTTGGAATAGAGAAGATATTGCGAACACCACGGAGAAAGCCATTGATTGAGACAAAGAGTCCAACCGACATGAGATATACCACCGTTGGTTTTAGAAAACTAACAtactgatgaagaaatgttCTATAGCGGGCAGAATTTGTTGCCGAGCCAACAAGAACGTTAAGCATTGCCATCATGATGGATGCCCCCGAGAGAAGAGAGGTGCATGTACATCGGAACGAGGCCAAGATGGACCGCTCATTGGCAAGTTGGTCCCTTGTTAATGATGCCTCGTTTTTCCAATGCATTGCCGGGATGTATAAGGAACAAAGACAGAATAACAAggtttatatttttctctctctccctGTTAGCCTATTAGGCTCAGTGTACCGGaatcaattcttcaacaccTTGTGTCTTTAAACAAGGGACACTCTAAATTAGGGAAAATCAAAGTTACACTAGATTGCTCAGTTAGAATATCAGCAAATGCGAAACGGTAAAAGAGAAGGAGGCTCATtaggaaaaaaagggaaattaaagaaaaaaaaaggggagGGATTACTCAAAAGGggaattttgttttttgcGAAACTTCTGTTTCTGTCACGCTTCTTTCTcggtaaaaaaaaattgataaattgaaaaaaaaaaaaatgaaaaaatgaaaaaatgaataaatgaaaaaatgaataaaataaaaataaaataaaaactcGTTTGCCTTTGCTCGATTTTCAGATTTCCATTATACACCTAATAAACGGATCATTTTACACCTCCTCCCCATCCGCTACATTGTAATTGCTCTTGGATTCTCTTAAAAGTAATGCAAACCCAGTTCAGTAATCTCCCCAATTGGGAGAATGTGCTTTCCATTGTACAAACACTCAAACAGGCATTTATCTGGATTAATTTCACCCTTGCAATGCTTATTTTTGTCCCCTACATGACACTCATTTCACTAGATTTAATCATTTACATTGGCAGGCTCCTCCTTGAGGGTCTTTCctcaaaaaataacaaactacagaaaaacaattgaattgCATTTCCTCATTTCCACTGTCATCTCTTTGTTTTAATCAATGTATGtttgtgttgttgttgttgtcaTTTGTTCTCTTGACATTGTCCTGCTCTCAATTCACCTTATCTGCTGCATAGAGTTAATATGTGACAATTTAATTCCGCAATCCTCATTCAGTTTATTGACGTCGCTCCTTAGTTTTTCCCAATTCTCAATTGcatccaatttttttttcttctaagATTCCTCTAACTGATTGCCCCCATTACCGTTGGCTGTACTCAACGCCACTCAAAtgcatctttgaaattccCTTACCTTTACTTCTACCTTTACTACCGCTATACTTCCCTTACTCGGTGGAGTTCCTCGTCTCTCTCGTAACCTCACCCCCCTTTTCAATCTCTTAAGAATGTTGCCGGAATTGAACAACGTGTCTGCAGAACCCCTCGGAGAAGGAGAAATGACAAATATCATACAACCGCAGGAATCAATAAAGTCCAATAACTCCACAAAGACAAAACCTGAATATGACTCTAATTCTCACAATGAAGTTCAAAGTCAAGGTCAAGGTAGTTCTGCATCGGGTTCAGCGTCAACGGAAACCCCAGCACAATTCTCTACCAATCCACGAGGCAATTTGCACCCTACTGTCTCTGCTGGCTCTAATGCTTCAAGAGATTCTAAAATACAAGAAACTCATACAAACGACTCAGATACTCCACCAATGCCTCCAAGACCTTCCACCTTATCCCCTCGTTCTGCTACCATTTCTCATTTAAAGGACATTTTCCCAAATATTGACTTGAAATACATTAAAATGGCCTTGATTGCCTCCGAGGGACGTTTGGAATCAGCTTCAAATGctttgttgtttttatcGGACCCTCAATCAGGTATTGAAGTCCCAATTACTTTGAATAGTTCCCCTCAACAGCCTCCTTCTCTTCAATctgatgaaaaattggcTAGAAGATTGGCCAGATCATATCAATTTCATAAACCACAAACTcattcaaataaaaagctTCCACCAATTCCTCCagcaaaaccaaaatcaatgaGGGAAGGTGATCGAaagtttttggatttggGTGATTATTCTCAAGACGATGTTCTTGATACTTT
The window above is part of the Pichia kudriavzevii chromosome 1, complete sequence genome. Proteins encoded here:
- a CDS encoding uncharacterized protein (PKUD0A00770; similar to Saccharomyces cerevisiae YGR195W (SKI6); ancestral locus Anc_5.146), whose product is MSRSELLSPEGMRVDGRRYNELRAFECKINTHQHSADGSAYISQGNTKVLCLVRGPSDTLVPSSSNSVTPNNPTEPTISVSIIQPPYAKMERKSTSKNDRRLTELAIFIKRALQQTIVKKNYSRTLIDVSITVLQLDGGLLAACMNAATLAFIDAGIAMYDYISACSVALYDNCPLLDSNSLEETDLSNLTIGVVGNSEKINLLLMEDKIPLDKLQILINLGINGCHTIRQLMDSTVREIGLDILSKKE
- a CDS encoding uncharacterized protein (PKUD0A00775); its protein translation is MHWKNEASLTRDQLANERSILASFRCTCTSLLSGASIMMAMLNVLVGSATNSARYRTFLHQYVSFLKPTVVYLMSVGLFVSINGFLRGVRNIFSIPKSSIHPSVLGMGLLFVGVFVVDVILLKECIVLGIKSVL
- a CDS encoding uncharacterized protein (PKUD0A00780; similar to Saccharomyces cerevisiae YDR273W (DON1) and YOR042W (CUE5); ancestral locus Anc_5.638); the encoded protein is MLPELNNVSAEPLGEGEMTNIIQPQESIKSNNSTKTKPEYDSNSHNEVQSQGQGSSASGSASTETPAQFSTNPRGNLHPTVSAGSNASRDSKIQETHTNDSDTPPMPPRPSTLSPRSATISHLKDIFPNIDLKYIKMALIASEGRLESASNALLFLSDPQSGIEVPITLNSSPQQPPSLQSDEKLARRLARSYQFHKPQTHSNKKLPPIPPAKPKSMREGDRKFLDLGDYSQDDVLDTLERNINDAKQTIGSWFSSVAKKLQNNDDDIDVGGGSGNYGNDGLYSNNHNPNLRRQSSQSPYQQHNPQQRSSTETYPLRNKIKLNSAIESADDNDDATAAAASAVVDNDDDAPRLPPRLKKNLYSAVRITDSSLEPPDVKAGASVPSSTQSSKPLAAQSSNNNKKWNPAKETVTEPANDAFLVEDSEDDEDDNINSGSTRKE